Within Paralichthys olivaceus isolate ysfri-2021 chromosome 14, ASM2471397v2, whole genome shotgun sequence, the genomic segment CAGGTTGTCTCGTCTCTTCTTCAGCGGCGCCTGAAGCGAGTTGAACTTCTTCTCCACGCTGATCCTCTGTCCGTCCACCTCCTCGGAGCCTTTCCCCTCCTGGCTGAGAGCCTGCGACTgaccctgcagctcctccacctccttctgaCGCACATCCACCTGGCTCTCCAGGATCTGCAGGAGGTCACAGGTTAGACTCTTCTTAGTTATAAACGCTCCTCCTCACATCTACGTTAACGCTCCTCCTCACATCTACGTTAACATCTACGTTAACgctcctcctcacctgctgcttcttcagcaGGATGTTGACGGACGTCAGGTCTTTGCCGTAGTCGTCGGACTGCAGCTGTCCGTCCAGGCAGCCCAGCCACTTGTCCAGGTCGGCGCAGCTCTGGGTGAACAGCTCGGCCTTGTTGGCGTCGAACAGACACTTGGCCTTGGTCTGGGTGGTCGACTCCAGGTCGTCCCACATCGTCTTCAGGGACGCCAGCTTCTCTTTGACCATCACCTCCGTCTCTGGTTTCTCCGACATCAGCGTCTGCCCGTCCTGAAAGTgaagtaataaaatataatcatcAGAATATTAATCTGGACACAAACCTCGTGTCTGTGATGATTTAATTTACTTTATGAAACGTTTCCCTCTGAAAACGCTTCATTACTATGATCCTGTTAAAATTGatctaaaataaaatccacagacgtttaatttattttagaaGGTTTCTATCTTCAGCCTCTGTTCTACAGAGGAACAGTTTATatttcaaaaagtaaaatataaagttataaaGTTCCAAAAATCTTTCAGatcatttatttcttcttgaCATTAAACGGACGTTCTCAGTGTTGTTTCCAAACTTTCATATCTATGAAACTTTAAAGCTTCTTCGTGCGTTTGTCTGTCAAATCATAGAAGCTTCCTTTTTTAGGAAATGTGGCAGAGAGAACATTTCACTCCCTGTCTCCTTGTCTCCTCGCCTCCTCGCCTCCTACCTTCTGGATCTTATCCAGCCACTCCTTGTTGGACTGCAGCTCGGCCATGAAGGCCTGGTGCTTCAGCCACTTGCTGTGCAGGTTCCTGGCCTCGTCGTACGACATGTCCTGGGCCGTCAGCATCTTCTCGTTGATCCACAGGGACAGCTGGAGACGCAGAGGATTAGCTCATCTTATAACCACGAGTGGGACTGAAGTTGTTTTTAACACTATCATCTGTTTTACCTCCTGACAGTCCTGCAGGAACTTCTGCAGGTCTCTGTTGTCCTTCAGCCTCATCAGCAGGTCACTGGCAGCCGCTCGGTTCTTCTTGTGcctggagaaaagaaaacagtgggTTCAGGAACATTTTTTCTATttccacagaaaataaatgttttgagtCACAGAACAGCTGATCTGATGAACGTCTCTACAGGAGTGAAGCTGGATTAGTTTAGAGAGATTTAACTTTTAAACCCTCAGTGAACAAGTTCAAACCACCAGTATCTGACCTCTGGTCGATGGAATCCACCTTCTCCTGGATGCGCTCGGCGTTGATGTTTCCGTCAGCTACAAGGCGGCGGCCGGTGTCGACCACACCGCTGATCTTCTCCTCGTTGGCGTCCAAGGTGGTCATGAAGTCCTCCTGCTTCTTGATTGCGGCCTCGGCGCCCTCCAGAGTGGTGGGCATCTCAGTGTGAGCCAGGACGTActcctgcagagaggagcaCAGAGGAGACGCTCGTTCACACACTCAACGAACAttcttggatttttttaaaacaaaacctgGAGGAAGGTTTGAGAGAATTCACAGGTTTGTAGATTCACATCAGAggatttcacttcctgtttatctgtaacaaacttctttttttctcgTAATGACGGATTTGAAAAATACAGAAGCTTGTCGTTAAACTGTTGTAATGAACAGGTTGCACCACACGGTGGCAGCGTCTGACAGGCTCTTATCTTGTCTGACGCTGTTCAAACGTTCATATTCACATTAACACCAGAAAATCCTCTGCAACAAACGTTCTGCTCGTTCCTGTTGCAGCTCGATGAGCAGGTGGGATTGGAGcctctcccagcatgcaccaggGCATCATGTTTTACCCAAACTGGGATTTTCTGACTGCAAACAAAAGACTGAAACTCTGGACGTCACAGTGAGACGCTGCAGGTGTCCCAGTCCTGAGCTCTGAGGTTTACCTGGTTGTTGAGGAAGGCCTCGGCCTGCTTGGTGTCCCTGAGGAACAGCTGATAAGCGTGCGACTGAGACAGCAGGTTCTGTCGGTTCTCCCACATCTTGTGCAGCTCGTTCCAGCCGGTGTCGAGCGCCTGCAGCCGCTGCCGCAGGAACATGTACTGCGCGTCCGTCTGGCCCTGCGTCACCATCTCGCCCATGTCCCTCATCTTCTGGTAGTCTTCCTCGTAGTTGCGGATCTCGTTCTTGATGCCCTCGTGCTGGGTCAGCAGCTTCTCGGCCTCGGTCAGCGTGTTGGGCATGTCCTCGGAGGCGATGGCCGTCTGCGTCTTCGACAGCCACGACTGGAAGTCGTCCAGCTCGCGCAGGAACTGCTGCAGCTTGCTGGCCTCGCCCAGAGACTCCTCCCGGTTCTTCATGGTGTCCTGGAAACAGATTTGATCAGATCGTTATCTCGTgtttctgctcagtgtgtgttgaaACACTGTTAAAGTCCTGGTGTGGAAGAACTGGGATGTTCTTGGGTTCTTCTGATCCGACATGATGACAGATCGTCTCACCTTCATCTCGTCCCAGACGCCTCTGATTTCAGCCAGACGTCCCTTGATGCCGTCCGACTGCTCCGTGTGTTCGGAGGCCAAACGCTCCGCTTCCTTTCCCAGGTCTCCCAGCTTGTCTTCGATGGCGGCCAGGTCGCGCTCCATTCCCGTCAGCTTCCTCTGCAGAGCCATGACGCCGGCCAGGTCGTTGCCCAGCTCCTGAGTGGACTCGATGAcctggaggaggacagagagcaaGTGACGGGTCAGACCGGCCAATCACCAGTCACAGCGTGGGGGGGGGATTTAAACCCTGAAGGAGCGGACGTGAACCTTGGTCTTCTCTTTGATCCAGGACTTGGTCTCGTTGCACTCCAGGTGGTAGTTCTGGACTCCCAGAGCCGAGTTCAGGCTGTCCTTCTTCAGGTCCACCAGGTCTCTGAACTGACTCCATCTGGACGGAGGGACGAGCGGACAGAGACACCGTCAGCAGCAGATATCAAGTcagactgaaactgaagcaggtGGGTCGTCCACTTATTCTACTGTTGGTTAAATCCTAGATTAGTTAACTGATCACTTACTTTTGAACTcaagtttatttaaatatcaCTAAGGTTCCAgtttacttcctgtttattCTACTTTaataatcttttttaatttcctttttaatcCCAGTTTAGATCATAGCTGCTCAGTCGCATTGTGTTTAATCCCAGTTACATTTAATTCAGGTTTAGTTTAACAGCAGAAACGTTCTTGAACCAGTTTAATCTGAGTGAGGTGGTTAAAGACGTGATAATCTGGTTTAATCCCAGTTACATTACCTGGTGTTGAGTTTGTCCTGCTGGGCTTTGATCTCCTTCTCGCTGGGATGTCCGCTGTGGATCAGTTGCCGGGCAATCTGGTTCACCACGGCGACCCGGGACGCCTGGTTGTTCATCTCCGGCTCCAAACTCTCGAAcctggacagagacacagaagatCAGAGAAAGAATTTAGACTTTCATATTCTTCAGACACGTATATTTAGTTTCTGCTGCaactttaatttcttttcaaagtctttctctttcattcagaGCAAgagcaatgcatgatgggatacGTTGTTTTGTTAGTCAGGTTTATTAAGCTCGTCTGTTTGGACCCTGGTGCTTCTCACCGGTGCTGGACGACCTCCAGGTCCTCCAGTTTCTCGGGGATCTCCATGCTGTTGAGCCACTGCTCCTTCTCATCGATCCACACCTCGCAGGCGCTGGCTTCACTCATCATCTTGTAGAGCGCCAGAGCGTCCTGCAGCGCCTGCTTCCTGAGGCGCGTCAGCTCCACCACCTCCTTGTATCGCTCCTCGATTCCTGCCAGCCGGCTCTGGACCTGCACGTCAACAACGGCCAGCACAGTGAGTGGACGTCCGGTCGATCTTTACTTTCTCCACAGACACAGAACCATTCAAGTCAGACTCCTCACCTCCTCAGAGTCGGCCTTCTCGGGCGGCAGCGTGCGGGACTGTTCGTGCAGAGCGTCGATGACGGGCCGGTAGCTGCCGATCTCCTCGGCAacgtctttgtgtttctttaccAGAGCCTGGGTGGAGAACTCGTCGTGGCCGACGTCGACGCTGGAGACGATCCGCAGCACGTCCAGCATCCACGTGTCGATGTCGTCAGCATCGGCCTGAGGACAGAAGACGGAGTTAGAgtctgaaatattgattttgcAGATCAGGACAATGACTGGTTCTATCTGGACTtgactttgtctgtttttgattttctaGCATTTGACAGACGTCAAgtcagtttctatagaaacCGTGAAAACCGGTTTTCACCTGGAACTGATGCTGGTTACAGGCCTCCTGCAGACGAGCTTTACGGACGGCAGAGAGACGCTCCAGAGCTGCCCACTGCtcctgcagcacagaggagagggaggaagggaggaaggaaggaaggaagggaggaaggaaggaaggacatGATGAATCTTCCTTTACAGGTAAAAACACTTTTCCTGAAACTCAAGAATGTTTtatacaaatgaaatcaaacaaataaagcagGAGAGAACTTTTCTATAATCTACTCTGGATTTGAGTTCAACGTGcagtaatgaaaacatcacctcttTAGAGGAGAACTCGTTCCCTAAATTACCCAGAGGGAGATTTCATTATTCTAAATCAAAGGGAGACGTGTGTGAAGTACGTTAAAGGAGTCAAATGTCGCGGTGACGCTCTCGGAGCTCTTTACCTGGACGTCCTGGATTCGCTCTTTAATCTTATCGGATCCAAAGTGGTTGTTGGCCACCAGCTCGTCTCCCTGTTTGATGGTTTGCTGTAAATGAGCAGCTCGCCCACTCATCTCGTCTTCGAAGGCTTTGTGCTGACTCAGCAGTCTCAGCGCGCCCGTCAGATCCTTCCCATAATCCTCGGAGGACAGGATCTGCTCCTTCTCCCGGATCCAGCCCTCCTACGGACCGCAGACACATTCAGGCCTCCGTGACATCACGTCCCAACGACCAGACGACCTCAGGCAGACTTTTGATAACAGCAATAAATCTACAAAAATTACCTCTTCAGCCATTTCCCAGAAGAACTTCCAGAGGCGACGGGACTCCTCGAGGCGAGCTCGCCGCTCAGCCGCCAGCTGACTCAGCTCCTGGTAACAGAACTCCAGGTGAGCCACTCGATCCCTGATGATCTGTGGGTCACACGGGTTATaacctgaggaggagagaagcgATTAATGTCCCGCTCATCGCAGAGAACACACTCAACAATGTCCCCGGTCCACTCGTCCACTCGTCCACTCGTCCCTCTCACCCTCGGAGTCGCTGGCAAACTTCTGAGCGTTGCTGTTGACGTTTTTCACTCGAGTGGCCTGGATGCCGATGTCGGCCTCCACCAGAGCgtgtttctgcagcaggtcCTCGACACCCAGCAAATGTTTCCCATAATcctgagagagcagcagcatctgcaCCGGGGGACAGAGGccggggtcaaaggtcacaccaTCACACTAAGACATCCGATATTAACACGATGGGACACGATGTGGACGGAACAATGATCGTaactgtgtttgctgtttttcaggaaaatgcctctgattttaaattcatccaaagaaaacataaaaagttcCAGAATGTTTATTAGAGaagtttataatttaattttctgATTTGGCCACGCCCCCTGCGTACCTTCATCTCGTCCATCCAGTCCATGATGTAGAGCATCTCCTGGAACACTCTCTGCAGACCCAGGTTCAGCTCCAGCCGGTGGCGTCGGtccttcagcagctccagcagataTTCCCACAGCCGGATCACGTTGTCCTTCCTCGCCGTGATGCGTTTGATGTCGTGGTAATTCTCCGCCTCCAGCTCCTTCGCCACGGAAACCACCGCctggagagaggaaaacaaaaaagacttgTTAATGGTTCATGAAACTACGAACATGAACCGTTTTCATTCTTCAgaactgaaacagaaaaactgttgACTGTTCAGAAGCTGCTGAggagtttgagtttttatgactcaTTTACCTTTTTGAATTAAAAACCACTTTTGTGATAAAGTTTAGTTCCAAACATGAGATCAGGAGCGTGATGATCGAGGTTTCTGATAAAACTGATCGAGGATTTTCCTCTTAAACTTTGAATCTCAGTATTTACATCGTGAGATAAAATCCACCTGATCTGAGTTCAGATCAATTAAGAGCAAACCAGAGTTAAAAAACCTCCGGGTGATGAACCGACCTGAACTCGCTCCTCGTACGCTGCAATGTCCGTCTCTATGGCCTCGTGTTTCTTAGTGGCAGCTTCCACGGCCTGGAGGTCGAGTCCAAAGTTGtcctggaggaagaggacagaggaaacaaggagaggaggacagaggaacCAAGGGGAGGAGATtgaaaggaaacagagaggagagagaaacatttttatttatggtgaagaaaaaagaatctgcacgaaaaagaaatgtaatgtgtCGACTCCTGAATCGTTTGATGAAGAGGAATCGACCTTGTGTACGTGTGTTACCTGAGAGACGAGCCGCTGGTTCTCGCTCAGCCACGTCTCCCTCATGGCGGCCTTGCGGTCGAAGCGTCGGGCGAgctgctccagtttctcctgaCGAATCAGCTCCGTCCTCAGAGCCAGCTCGCGCTCGTGCTCCGCCTTCTCCAGACGCTCCCACgcctaaaacaaacacacccacagcaTCAGGCAGCAGAAACGTGGAGGTGACActttttattattgatatttatttatcatcacaTTAACGACATTTATCTCAAAAACACTTTTACTTTATCTCTGAATTGTATTTACTGATGATTATTTTCTCTTGATTTGAATTTGTAGAATAAATAACTTTGTTGAAAACAGTCGAGCGCTGTCGTTACCTTGTTGATGTCAGAGATGAGTTTTCCCTCTCGTGGAGTGTAGACCTTCTGGTTGTTGGCTCTCATCTTACTCTGGATGGTGAACAGCAGAACCTCCAGGTTTCCTTTCTCTGtgaacctgcacacacacagacacacacacagacacacactcagcacaCTTTGAACCTCAGGCGCTGTAAGTTTGGAGTCATCGTGAACTCTACTGACTTTGGCGGTTTCTCCACGGTGCGATACGTGTTGAAggcctggagctgctgctggacgcCCACCAGAGAGTTGGCGAACTTCCTGTtgttgaggatgatgatggtctGTTCGATCCACTCCAGAAGGTCCGACGCCAGAGACTCGTACTTCTCGATCATCTTCTCCGTCTCGATGGCGTTGTCCAGGACCTGGAGAAAAAACACGGCAGGCACACGCgtgttagaaataaaaataaaataacagaaacgtCCTTTAAGTTCAGAACAAGACGTTAGTTTGTCACCTTTCCGATTCTCTTCCCCTCCACCTTCAGCGCCTTCATCTTAGAGAAGTAGTGGTAATACGTCACCACGTACGTGATGATGGACTTTTCATCAGGGTGGTCCACGCTGATGtctgcgcacacgcacacgcacacacacacacacacacacacacacacacatcagaatgAAATGACAACTTTATCATTTAGaatagactgtgtgtgtgtgtgtgtgtgtgtgtgtgtgtgtgtgtgtgtgtgtgtgtgtgtgtgtgcctctctctctcaccctcggGGTCCAGCAGCTTGGTGAGGCCCAGATGTTGCTCGGCCAGGTTGAAAGCGTTCTGCAGGTTGTGGTGAGCGTTTGATTTCTTCAGCTTGTCGAAGTCGATCAGGTCgggtctgaaaacaaacaaacacaacgtGGACtttaaacaggaagtcagatttattcatttctctATGTGTCGGGTGATTTTACAGCCGCTCGGTCTGAGGCTCCTCAGACATCATGAACGAAACATATCGTGTGAGACAAAGCTCCGTTCGGCTCCTGCCTGTGTTTGTGGATGAGGGCGTTGAAGGCCATCCCGTCCCTCCAGCTGGTGGTGAAGTTGTGGATGTTGACGTTTGGATATctggacaggaagaggaaatcatTCACAACATTTAAATCAGTTACCACGTGATGGTTTCATTTAACAGGTGGAAACAAATGTGATGGTTCCACTCGTTTCTATGAATCATTTTCCAGAACCTGCTCAGTGTTAtgacttttaatgttttaatacttttaatacttttaataCTTCCACGCTCtgttgttgtattattattatttaatttattttagaaaGTACTTGTAAATGTATCATTAATCACTGAATCTCTACTtcttataaattatattaataatttcTGCttgaacacaaacagcaaatatattatttagttTACTGACACGTCTCGACTgaactttattaaaatgtacaattcattattttgattCAAACTTTTTGTTCAACTCCGTCAATAATACACTTCAGGGCGGGGAACAGGtggctgatgggaaatgtagtcgAAACAATCAGATGAGTGCAAACAGTGTTTAAAGTCTCACCCAGCGCTCTTCATCTGACACCAGAGCAGCAGAGCATCTTTAGCCGACTTCTTCTCCTTGTTGTCCTCCGTCTCCACACTGATGTCCTGgatctgagacacacagacagacaaacacgaTAAAGACACTGATTTAAAACAAGATTTGTTCAAACTCTggatgtcctcactttccaaaaagtCCACACTCTCTAAAACTATCCTCAAACACGTCATACACACGTCTTCACTTTCTGTACAAACTGTCTATAGATCCTGAGAATGTCCACATTGTCCAAAACatacttttaaaaactgttgtGTCTTTACTTTCTAAAATTGTCCTGCCGCTCTAAACGTCCACGCTTTCTTAAAAATCCTTTTGTTCCCAACGTGTCCTCACTCTGTGTTGTCCTGatcctcacaaagacagaagagCACGTCTCACCTTCATCGGTCAACTTCGGTTTCAGTCTGACTGAAGCGTGAAGCAAAAGTGAGCCGCAAAtcgtcaacacacacacacacacacacacacacacacacacacacacacacacacacacacacacggctcaCTTTCACCCTGGTTCCCCCGCCGCAGGATTTAAAACCACTAAAAAGAGTTTTTTTAATCCTCTTATAAAATCTAAATCCTTTTCACCCAACTGTTCACTGTCCTCAATGATGACATCATCCCCCGGTGACACGACATCGACATACAGTAAAATCTACGACACACGTCTGTTCTTCTCTCGGtagttttagtttcatttaCAAGATGAACAAGAGCAtggaaataaattcaaaatattaGAATCAACCACGTGTTGGGATGCAACAAGGTTCCTGACGATGGATCACATGACCCACATCGCGGCTGACGTTCTCTGATGCGCCTCCTCTTGGGATTTGAACGCGCGCGGCGGCCTCGTACCTGGAAGCGGAGGATGATGGTCCAGATGAGGCCCAGGGTGAGGCGGTGGTTTCCGTCCACGATGTCGTGGGAGCCCATGTTCTCCAGGTGGACCCTCTGCTCCTTCAGGAACTGCAGAGCCTTGTCCACGTTCTCCAAACAGTGGATCCGCATCCGACCCTTGGTGGGTTTGGgctgaaacaacaacagaactCCAGTTTATTTACGACTCTCACAAACCCAGAGAGCGTGAACAGCTTCAGTTTCATAAAAACACgagggagaagaaaacagcTGCCGACACAGCTGAGTGATTTCAAAACCcacactttgtgttttcatagaTTTTCTTCAACTGGACGTTATTTATACAAATCCTATTCCCGAAGGATTTCATCTCCACACAGGAATGTTTCCAGCAACATAAAAACTACGTGTGAGCGCACGTGTCGATCACAGGTTCCAACTACACAGGAACTAATGGACCTTTAGTTGATGATGAATTTATCAAACCAGGAGCAGAATGTGActctaatgtgtgtttgttggattTTCGAACATTCAGGGTTTGAGTGACTCAGCACGTTGTTGAGAGTCGAGTCCTTTGGACGACACCGACATGttgaaatataattaaaacaaaccaCAGCGATGATTAAcggctaaaataaaataaacgtCTGAGCTGTCAGCGATGTAACTTCCTGCAGCTCGTCCAAGAAACAAGTTCTCTGTCCAACCCtgacctcatcatcatcatcatcatcatcatcacttcgATCAGGACAATAACACAACtctcttgccccccccccccccccccccccccccccccacacacacacacacagttgtagtTTCACTCATATTCTATAACAGATATAAATGAGCAGAACAATGAAGAGCGCCCCCTGTTGTTCAGTGTAATTCAGCTGCTCTCAGATCagattcctctgctgctcctggagGCGTCTTGGCTCCGTGTGAAGCCTCAAACTTACTCAATGACTTCTTTCacaactcccccccccccccccccacacacacacacacacacacacacacacactgtcactgccTCCATCCATCCTGCTCACTTCACcatccctctgtttctctcctttatTTCATCTCTCGCTCATTCTGGACTCaaggaaataaaatcaaatataaaacgTAGTAGAAATATAAGAACATCAGAAAACAGACGTTGTGTTGCACTTCCTGTCCGACTGTGCAGTTGTGTGTTCTCCCTGTGTGCGTCTGACAGGTTGTGAAAAGACCGGATGACAGCGTcacggagagagaggaggtcagagatGAAGAGACGGGAAGGAcagccaagaagaagaaaagagggagaggaaagagaagaagaagagagtcTGGCTCACGGCTCTGGAAGGCAGGGTCACACCGGGACGTTCTGACCGAGTCTGAGTTTATGTCTCTTGGTTTGCCAGAGGGAGAAGACAGCGAGAGGACGTTCAGAGACAACGGAGGATAACAGAttcctgttgccatggtgaccgGAGACTCGCTGAACCACAACGACCAACATG encodes:
- the LOC109644654 gene encoding spectrin beta chain, non-erythrocytic 1 isoform X2; its protein translation is MTSVAAEFDHMEIQQQYSDGVNNRWDAEDWDNENSSARLFERSRIKALADEREAVQKKTFTKWVNSHLSRVSCRITDLYMDLRDGRMLIKLLEVLSGERLPKPTKGRMRIHCLENVDKALQFLKEQRVHLENMGSHDIVDGNHRLTLGLIWTIILRFQIQDISVETEDNKEKKSAKDALLLWCQMKSAGYPNVNIHNFTTSWRDGMAFNALIHKHRPDLIDFDKLKKSNAHHNLQNAFNLAEQHLGLTKLLDPEDISVDHPDEKSIITYVVTYYHYFSKMKALKVEGKRIGKVLDNAIETEKMIEKYESLASDLLEWIEQTIIILNNRKFANSLVGVQQQLQAFNTYRTVEKPPKFTEKGNLEVLLFTIQSKMRANNQKVYTPREGKLISDINKAWERLEKAEHERELALRTELIRQEKLEQLARRFDRKAAMRETWLSENQRLVSQDNFGLDLQAVEAATKKHEAIETDIAAYEERVQAVVSVAKELEAENYHDIKRITARKDNVIRLWEYLLELLKDRRHRLELNLGLQRVFQEMLYIMDWMDEMKMLLLSQDYGKHLLGVEDLLQKHALVEADIGIQATRVKNVNSNAQKFASDSEGYNPCDPQIIRDRVAHLEFCYQELSQLAAERRARLEESRRLWKFFWEMAEEEGWIREKEQILSSEDYGKDLTGALRLLSQHKAFEDEMSGRAAHLQQTIKQGDELVANNHFGSDKIKERIQDVQEQWAALERLSAVRKARLQEACNQHQFQADADDIDTWMLDVLRIVSSVDVGHDEFSTQALVKKHKDVAEEIGSYRPVIDALHEQSRTLPPEKADSEEVQSRLAGIEERYKEVVELTRLRKQALQDALALYKMMSEASACEVWIDEKEQWLNSMEIPEKLEDLEVVQHRFESLEPEMNNQASRVAVVNQIARQLIHSGHPSEKEIKAQQDKLNTRWSQFRDLVDLKKDSLNSALGVQNYHLECNETKSWIKEKTKVIESTQELGNDLAGVMALQRKLTGMERDLAAIEDKLGDLGKEAERLASEHTEQSDGIKGRLAEIRGVWDEMKDTMKNREESLGEASKLQQFLRELDDFQSWLSKTQTAIASEDMPNTLTEAEKLLTQHEGIKNEIRNYEEDYQKMRDMGEMVTQGQTDAQYMFLRQRLQALDTGWNELHKMWENRQNLLSQSHAYQLFLRDTKQAEAFLNNQEYVLAHTEMPTTLEGAEAAIKKQEDFMTTLDANEEKISGVVDTGRRLVADGNINAERIQEKVDSIDQRHKKNRAAASDLLMRLKDNRDLQKFLQDCQELSLWINEKMLTAQDMSYDEARNLHSKWLKHQAFMAELQSNKEWLDKIQKDGQTLMSEKPETEVMVKEKLASLKTMWDDLESTTQTKAKCLFDANKAELFTQSCADLDKWLGCLDGQLQSDDYGKDLTSVNILLKKQQILESQVDVRQKEVEELQGQSQALSQEGKGSEEVDGQRISVEKKFNSLQAPLKKRRDNLMASREIHQFNRDVEDEILWVEERMALATSTDHGHNLQTVQLLIKKNQTLQKEIQGHQPRYDDIFERSQHILREDGATAQLIRQRLAGLQSLWEQIRKETEKRHARLSEAHEAQQYYFDAAEAEAWMSEQELYMMSEEKAKDEQSSVAMLKKHQILEQAVEDYADTVHLLSSTSRGLVGAEHPDSERIGMRQSQVDKLYAGLKDLSEERRGKLDERFRLFQLNREVDDLEQWIAEREVVAGSHELGQDYEHVTMLQERFREFARDTGNIGQERVDTVNRQADELINTGHGDAATIAEWKDGLNEAWADLLELIDTRTQILAASYELHKFYHDAKEILNRILDKHKKLPEELGRDQNTVETLQRMHTTFEHDIQALGTQVRQLQEDAVRLQSAYAGDKADDIQKREGEVLEAWKNLLEAAEGRRLKLVDTADKFRFFSMVRDLMLWMEDVIRLIEAQEKPRDVSSVELLMNNHQGIKAEIDARNDSFTSCIELGKALLARKHYASEEIKEKLLQLTDKRKDMIDKWEDRWEWLRLVLEVHQFSRDAGVAEAWLLGQEPYLSSREMGQSVDEVEKLIKRHEAFEKSAATWEERFSALERLTTMELLEVRRRQEEEERRRQPPPTEAQTADAVAQQREGEPVSQNGLPSDQESPRENVDGGEVVNGVSEPSPTGSPGASRKGKGSQAATLPAKSQQDAPTSQLEGFLHRKHEWEGHNKKASSRSWHNVYCVINQQEMGFYKDQKSASQGIPYHSEIPVSLKDAVCEVALDYKKKKHVFKLKITDGNEYLFQAKDDEEMNTWISAISAAVPGEKSEVTPSSHSTPAPAARAQTLPASVASATAESSPGKREKDKEKRFSLFSKKK